The following are encoded in a window of Pseudoalteromonas tetraodonis genomic DNA:
- a CDS encoding HDOD domain-containing protein has translation MSSIAVVILDDDAFLLKVLQRTIHRAFPEVDIMTTSDIDEFWQLLNTKQDLDLVLSDYLMPQMNGLDVLEQCSSQNPYPVRALLTGDMTLSTMMRQPNVVHAYLAKPFNEADITALFNNVAALKSLPFAFNVRRQLGAMISFPVYPLILKELRELVQSDEFDLHDIAHVVSQEPIITAKLLQLANSSYLGFVRPTSSIDEAVSRLGTTILMAITTSLLVAKNFESSIPSAIHEKQLNIAANYASCVKRFAKQAGFNLHDQELLFSVALLSFVGKIILLSQGESEAYFEHEKAVSEEYASSNFISAYVLKLWGYDTKMCSLLMSCHDLAATDDNELIPLNHTLFIVRQILFDKHSPMQLRAYCDSKGVDPILCHLISEFDWHSYTS, from the coding sequence ATGAGTTCAATAGCGGTAGTCATACTAGATGACGATGCTTTTTTATTAAAAGTATTACAAAGAACTATTCATCGAGCCTTTCCAGAGGTTGATATAATGACAACCTCTGATATTGATGAATTTTGGCAACTACTAAACACTAAGCAAGACCTAGATTTAGTATTAAGTGATTATTTAATGCCGCAAATGAATGGTTTGGATGTTTTAGAGCAATGCTCGTCGCAAAACCCTTACCCAGTGAGGGCATTACTTACTGGCGATATGACACTGAGTACCATGATGCGACAGCCTAATGTTGTGCATGCTTATCTTGCTAAACCGTTTAATGAGGCAGACATAACCGCACTTTTTAACAATGTGGCGGCGTTAAAGTCGTTACCCTTTGCTTTTAATGTGCGCAGGCAGTTAGGGGCTATGATCAGCTTTCCTGTTTATCCTCTTATTTTGAAAGAACTCAGGGAGTTAGTACAAAGCGATGAATTTGATTTACACGACATTGCCCATGTTGTTTCTCAAGAGCCAATAATAACTGCTAAATTGTTGCAACTTGCAAACTCATCTTATCTTGGGTTTGTAAGGCCAACATCGTCAATTGATGAAGCTGTGTCGAGGCTCGGAACAACGATATTAATGGCTATCACCACTTCTTTATTAGTTGCCAAAAATTTTGAATCATCCATTCCTTCGGCTATCCATGAGAAACAATTGAATATAGCAGCGAATTACGCTAGTTGTGTTAAGCGTTTTGCTAAGCAGGCAGGTTTTAACTTACATGATCAAGAACTATTATTTTCAGTGGCGTTATTGAGTTTTGTTGGCAAAATTATTTTGCTGTCTCAAGGGGAAAGTGAAGCGTATTTTGAGCATGAAAAAGCCGTGAGTGAAGAATATGCTAGTTCTAACTTTATTTCGGCCTATGTTTTAAAGTTATGGGGATACGACACGAAAATGTGTAGCTTATTAATGAGTTGCCATGATTTAGCCGCCACTGATGATAATGAGTTAATTCCGCTTAATCATACGTTATTTATTGTTAGGCAAATTCTTTTTGATAAACACTCCCCCATGCAGTTACGCGCATACTGTGACTCAAAAGGTGTAGACCCTATACTTTGCCATCTAATTAGTGAATTTGATTGGCATAGTTATACCTCTTAA